A region of the Vibrio tubiashii genome:
TTCGCTGTTTCCTCTAGTTTCGGTATTCAGGCTGCTGTTATGTTGCACCTAGTTACTGAGCAAAAGCCTGATATCCCCGTTATCTTGACGGATACTGGTTATCTGTTCCCAGAAACCTACCGCTTTATTGATCAGCTAAGTGAGCAGTTGACGCTCAACCTTAAGGTCTATCGTGCAAAAGAAAGTGCTAATTGGCAGGAAGCGCGTTATGGAAAATTATGGGAACAAGGTATAGAGGGAATAGAGAAATACAACAAACTAAATAAAGTCGAACCGATGAGGCGAGCTTTAGATGAGCTTGAGGTAGGGACTTGGTTCTCAGGTTTACGTCGTGAGCAATCTAAATCACGAGCAAGCTTACCTATCTTATCGATTCAAAATGGTGTGTTTAAGTTCTTGCCTGTGATCGATTGGACAAATAAAGATGTTCATTATTACCTAGAGCAAAACGGACTTTCTTATCATCCCCTAAGAGATGAAGGTTATCTATCTGTTGGTGATACCCATACAAGCAAAAAGTGGGAGCCGGGTATGAGTGAAGAAGAAACTCGTTTCTTTGGATTGAAGCGTGAATGTGGTCTTCACGAAGACGATAGTGAGCAAGATGGTTCGGGGATTTAGTTTTTCCCTCTATATATAGATAAAAAGGTCGCGAGAGCGGCCTTTCTTTTTGCGTGAAAAACAGCGAATGTGGATAACTCTGTGAATATTTTGTTGGCTTGATTTGGGTAAAGTTGGA
Encoded here:
- a CDS encoding phosphoadenylyl-sulfate reductase; translated protein: MLDSVASKPQLAKLLSLTKTEQILQLGQINAELEQLTAQQRVAWALENLEGQFAVSSSFGIQAAVMLHLVTEQKPDIPVILTDTGYLFPETYRFIDQLSEQLTLNLKVYRAKESANWQEARYGKLWEQGIEGIEKYNKLNKVEPMRRALDELEVGTWFSGLRREQSKSRASLPILSIQNGVFKFLPVIDWTNKDVHYYLEQNGLSYHPLRDEGYLSVGDTHTSKKWEPGMSEEETRFFGLKRECGLHEDDSEQDGSGI